Proteins co-encoded in one Streptomyces sp. NBC_01283 genomic window:
- a CDS encoding oxidoreductase, with protein MSSLPATSHNTSSSDNAPVGSDVWFVTGASRGFGLAIVREALARGHKVVATARRSDHIAALLPGASQNLLALDVDVTDAAEVTRAVDAATEHFGRIDVVVNNAGRGLLGAVEEVSDQAVRAAFDVNVFGALNVQRAVLPQLREQRSGHIVNISSVAGVVGIPGWGLYNSTKFAMEGFTEAMSHELAPLGIKVTLIEPGYFRTDFLDTSSLSTEHNVIDDYADTAGATRTHAQDVNHAQPGDPVKGAEAIVNLTELAQPPLRLVLGSDAYGFTQAKLETQVAELHTWRKVSESTDHEDQAAHA; from the coding sequence ATGAGCAGCCTTCCCGCCACCTCGCACAACACTTCCAGCAGCGACAACGCTCCTGTTGGCTCCGATGTGTGGTTCGTGACCGGCGCCTCTCGCGGCTTCGGCCTGGCGATCGTCCGTGAGGCGCTGGCTCGCGGACACAAGGTGGTCGCCACCGCCCGCCGCTCCGACCACATCGCCGCCCTGCTGCCCGGGGCGAGCCAGAACCTGCTCGCGCTTGACGTCGATGTGACCGACGCAGCGGAGGTCACGCGGGCGGTCGACGCGGCCACCGAGCACTTCGGCCGGATCGACGTCGTCGTCAACAACGCCGGCCGTGGCCTGCTCGGCGCGGTCGAAGAGGTCTCTGACCAAGCGGTGCGTGCGGCCTTCGACGTCAACGTGTTCGGCGCGCTCAACGTCCAGCGCGCCGTCCTGCCGCAGCTGCGCGAGCAGCGCTCCGGGCACATAGTCAACATCAGCTCTGTCGCCGGAGTGGTCGGCATCCCGGGCTGGGGCCTGTACAACTCGACCAAGTTCGCCATGGAGGGCTTCACCGAGGCGATGTCCCACGAACTTGCTCCGCTCGGCATCAAAGTGACCCTCATCGAGCCCGGATACTTCCGCACCGACTTCCTCGACACTTCCAGCCTCAGCACGGAGCACAACGTCATCGACGATTACGCCGACACCGCCGGCGCCACCCGCACCCATGCCCAGGACGTGAACCACGCGCAACCTGGTGACCCGGTCAAGGGTGCCGAGGCGATCGTGAACCTCACCGAGCTCGCCCAGCCGCCGCTGCGGCTGGTCCTCGGCTCCGACGCCTACGGCTTTACCCAGGCCAAGCTCGAGACCCAGGTCGCCGAACTGCACACCTGGCGGAAGGTCTCCGAGTCCACCGACCACGAGGACCAGGCAGCCCATGCCTGA
- a CDS encoding alpha/beta hydrolase domain-containing protein: MLARLFRRSVTATALGALLCGALLVDPLALPAAASPATTASPTVTVPPAGSHGFPFLAAAEDLASFGYTESEYFFSGTATSYAKSGLWTSDGRWNVRASGTADYKSRLLVRRPTDPAKFNGTVVVEWLNVSGQLDLSPDYWFERDELLREGYAWVGVSAQAVGVNGGRGEIKGLKGWDPARYSGLVHPGDAFAYDIFSQAGQALRTPNGPDPLGGLPVRTLLADGESQSAGFMTTYVNAVQPVSKVYDGFMVHSNSAIAAPISGVLADTLLMPNPSRIRTDLAVPTFVVLTETDVPGAATARQPDTSSVVHWELAGTAHGDQWAFDLGSATVQKSAGSAAPSPDCAAGSAPFNDGPGHWAMNAALRHLAVWARGGARPPSGQPLSTVLRDPATGLATGGVRLPDVTVPTRTLTGSRDTTGSGVFCGLYGARDPWNGDTDAWDRHDDGDPSDPSLPATTEPVLSRLYPTHAGYVGKVRTAAQTSVNAGYLLPEDATAIVAAAQDSEIGG; the protein is encoded by the coding sequence ATGCTTGCTCGGTTATTCCGGCGGTCCGTCACCGCCACCGCGCTGGGGGCGCTGCTCTGCGGCGCCCTCCTCGTCGACCCGTTGGCCCTCCCGGCCGCGGCCTCCCCCGCCACGACCGCGAGCCCAACAGTCACCGTCCCGCCCGCCGGCAGTCACGGCTTCCCGTTCCTCGCCGCGGCGGAGGACCTCGCCTCGTTCGGCTACACCGAGAGCGAGTACTTCTTCTCGGGCACCGCCACCTCGTACGCCAAGTCCGGCCTGTGGACCTCGGACGGCCGGTGGAACGTCCGCGCGTCCGGCACCGCCGACTACAAGAGCCGTCTGCTGGTGCGCCGTCCCACCGATCCGGCGAAGTTCAACGGCACCGTAGTGGTGGAGTGGCTCAACGTCAGCGGCCAGCTCGACCTCTCCCCGGACTACTGGTTCGAGCGGGACGAGCTGCTGCGTGAGGGCTACGCCTGGGTCGGCGTCTCGGCGCAGGCCGTAGGGGTCAACGGCGGACGGGGCGAGATCAAGGGTCTGAAGGGCTGGGACCCGGCCCGGTACTCCGGCCTCGTCCACCCCGGTGACGCCTTCGCCTACGACATCTTCTCCCAGGCGGGCCAGGCGCTGCGCACCCCGAACGGGCCGGACCCGCTCGGCGGGCTCCCGGTCCGCACACTGCTCGCCGACGGCGAGTCACAGTCAGCGGGCTTCATGACGACGTATGTCAACGCCGTCCAGCCGGTCTCCAAGGTCTACGACGGCTTCATGGTGCACAGCAACAGCGCGATCGCCGCCCCGATCAGCGGTGTGCTCGCCGACACCCTGCTGATGCCCAACCCCTCCCGGATCAGGACCGACCTGGCGGTGCCGACCTTCGTGGTGCTCACCGAGACCGACGTGCCGGGCGCCGCGACCGCTCGGCAGCCGGACACCAGCAGCGTCGTGCACTGGGAACTGGCCGGCACCGCGCACGGCGACCAGTGGGCCTTCGACCTCGGCAGCGCGACCGTACAGAAATCGGCGGGCTCGGCCGCGCCGTCGCCGGACTGCGCCGCTGGTTCGGCTCCCTTCAATGACGGGCCCGGCCACTGGGCGATGAACGCGGCGCTGCGTCACCTGGCCGTCTGGGCGCGGGGCGGTGCGCGGCCGCCGAGCGGTCAGCCGCTGAGCACCGTGCTGCGTGACCCGGCCACCGGCCTGGCCACCGGCGGTGTCCGCCTGCCGGATGTCACGGTGCCCACCCGTACGCTCACCGGTTCGCGCGACACCACCGGCAGCGGCGTCTTCTGCGGCCTGTACGGAGCCCGCGACCCGTGGAACGGCGACACGGACGCCTGGGACCGGCACGACGACGGCGACCCCTCCGATCCGTCCCTCCCGGCCACCACGGAGCCGGTGCTCAGCCGGCTCTACCCGACCCACGCCGGCTACGTGGGCAAGGTGCGCACGGCCGCGCAGACGTCCGTGAACGCCGGATACCTGCTGCCGGAGGACGCGACCGCGATCGTCGCCGCCGCGCAGGACTCGGAGATCGGCGGCTGA
- a CDS encoding LacI family DNA-binding transcriptional regulator: MAGKRAQRDTGTRSPVGAVKVTISEIAREAGVSVPTVSRVVNGRSDVSPATRARIEDLLHRHGYRRRPVAPGARAALLDLVFNDLDSPWAVEIIRGVEEVAHEQGVGTVVSAIHGRAGAARQWMTNLRARASDGVILVTSALEPGLHDELRRLGVPLVVIDPAGSPATDAPTVGATNWAGGMAATEHLLGLGHRRIGFIEGPPRLLCSRARLDGYRAALDAAGAPVDGELIVPGDFYHESGFTGANRLLDLDVPPTAIFAASDQMALGAIEALRRRGLRVPEDVSVVGFDDLPEVCWSSPPLTTVRQPLADMGKLAARAVLDLARSVEPASPRVELATELVIRASTAQPRRA, encoded by the coding sequence GTGGCCGGGAAACGTGCCCAGCGCGATACAGGTACGCGGAGCCCGGTCGGGGCGGTCAAGGTGACGATCAGCGAGATCGCACGGGAGGCCGGGGTGTCCGTGCCGACCGTCTCGCGTGTCGTCAACGGGCGCTCCGACGTCTCGCCCGCCACCCGGGCCCGCATCGAGGACCTCCTGCACCGGCACGGCTACCGCCGCCGCCCGGTGGCACCAGGGGCCCGGGCGGCCCTGCTCGACCTGGTCTTCAACGACCTCGACAGCCCCTGGGCGGTGGAGATCATCCGCGGTGTGGAGGAGGTCGCGCACGAGCAGGGCGTGGGCACCGTGGTCTCCGCGATCCACGGCCGGGCGGGCGCTGCCCGCCAGTGGATGACGAACCTGCGGGCCCGCGCCTCGGACGGCGTGATCCTGGTGACCTCCGCGCTCGAACCCGGGCTCCATGACGAACTGCGGCGCCTGGGCGTGCCGTTGGTGGTGATCGACCCGGCCGGATCGCCTGCCACCGACGCACCCACCGTCGGCGCCACCAACTGGGCGGGCGGCATGGCCGCCACGGAGCATCTGCTCGGGCTCGGCCACCGCCGGATCGGGTTCATCGAGGGCCCGCCCCGGCTGCTGTGTTCCCGGGCCCGCCTCGACGGCTACCGTGCCGCGCTCGATGCGGCCGGGGCGCCGGTCGACGGCGAGCTGATCGTGCCCGGGGACTTCTACCACGAGTCCGGGTTCACCGGCGCGAACCGGCTGCTGGACCTGGACGTACCGCCCACCGCGATCTTCGCCGCCAGCGACCAGATGGCGCTCGGCGCGATCGAGGCGCTGCGCCGGCGCGGCCTGCGCGTGCCGGAGGACGTGAGCGTCGTCGGCTTCGACGACCTGCCGGAGGTGTGCTGGTCGTCCCCGCCCCTCACGACGGTGCGTCAACCCCTGGCGGACATGGGCAAGTTGGCGGCCCGTGCCGTGCTCGACCTGGCCCGCTCCGTGGAGCCGGCCTCGCCGCGGGTGGAGCTGGCCACGGAGCTGGTGATCCGCGCGAGTACGGCCCAGCCGCGCCGCGCGTAG
- a CDS encoding non-reducing end alpha-L-arabinofuranosidase family hydrolase, translating into MARLHDAVYRVKGTDTYLLIWEAIGGDGNRYYRPFTSKGLTGTWQPLAATEANPFARSTNVTFPGGAWTKDISHGELIRATNHQTMTIDPCLLQLLYQAPGPQPQLRWRVLPVALTARTRHPDQLHLLSPPCPPHKEPHMSLNRRTFLGLTGAATAGLSTPLLGSALHPASGAELPSPAGEFAVGVRQYHWSRGTRSLFTKVFYPTPGTPGGTPVPDAPLADGVFPIAQWSHGMGGNCDSYASQTHAIASAGFICPAPSFSDNTNLGSVYGGEWSRDVSEVITRTLALHDAPGGPFAGHIAREAGVGVSGHSMGGMTTHGLVTAWPDDRIAAAVPVACVDMGAPAPSVPAGVLFIHGDKDPTCDYALARRAYEERSAPKAFLTHIGADHAAYLNPGFRTFGQTQNTLVDWFRWRLYDDTAARDRLPTDASADGTRWEAALA; encoded by the coding sequence ATGGCACGTCTTCATGACGCCGTCTACCGCGTCAAGGGCACCGACACCTACCTGCTGATCTGGGAAGCCATCGGCGGCGACGGCAACCGGTACTACCGCCCCTTCACCTCCAAGGGCCTGACCGGCACCTGGCAGCCGCTCGCCGCCACCGAGGCCAACCCCTTCGCCCGCTCCACCAACGTCACCTTCCCCGGCGGCGCCTGGACGAAGGACATCAGCCACGGCGAGCTGATCCGCGCCACCAACCACCAGACCATGACCATCGACCCCTGCCTGCTCCAACTCCTCTACCAGGCACCAGGCCCGCAACCCCAACTCCGGTGGCGAGTACTTCCAGTTGCCCTAACGGCTCGGACTCGCCACCCAGACCAACTCCACCTGCTGAGTCCTCCCTGTCCCCCACACAAGGAGCCACACATGTCGTTGAACCGACGAACCTTCCTCGGCCTGACCGGGGCCGCGACAGCGGGCCTGAGCACCCCTCTGCTCGGCTCCGCACTGCATCCCGCATCCGGTGCCGAACTTCCGTCGCCCGCCGGTGAGTTCGCCGTCGGAGTACGCCAGTACCACTGGAGCCGCGGCACCCGCTCGCTGTTCACCAAGGTCTTCTACCCCACCCCCGGCACCCCCGGCGGCACGCCCGTTCCCGACGCGCCACTCGCCGACGGCGTGTTCCCCATCGCCCAGTGGAGCCACGGAATGGGCGGCAACTGCGACTCCTACGCCTCGCAGACCCACGCGATAGCCTCCGCCGGCTTCATCTGCCCCGCCCCCTCGTTCTCCGACAACACCAACCTCGGCTCCGTGTACGGAGGCGAATGGTCGAGGGACGTCTCCGAGGTCATCACCCGGACCCTGGCGCTCCACGACGCCCCGGGCGGCCCCTTCGCCGGGCACATCGCCCGCGAGGCCGGCGTCGGTGTCTCCGGGCACTCGATGGGCGGCATGACCACCCACGGTCTTGTGACCGCCTGGCCCGACGACCGCATCGCCGCCGCGGTCCCGGTCGCCTGCGTGGACATGGGCGCCCCCGCCCCCTCGGTCCCCGCGGGCGTGCTCTTCATCCACGGCGACAAGGATCCGACCTGCGACTACGCCCTGGCCCGGCGGGCGTACGAGGAACGCTCCGCGCCCAAGGCATTCCTCACCCACATCGGCGCGGACCACGCCGCGTACCTGAATCCAGGGTTCCGCACCTTCGGCCAGACCCAGAACACCCTCGTGGACTGGTTCCGCTGGCGTTTGTACGACGACACCGCCGCCCGCGACCGTCTCCCCACCGACGCCTCCGCCGACGGCACCCGCTGGGAAGCCGCCCTGGCCTGA
- a CDS encoding endo-1,4-beta-xylanase, whose amino-acid sequence MTDRSSIKRAPRRIRTAITTGATGALAAAAVLAFSPNAHAADSLGAAAAQSGRYFGAAVAPHLGETDYESTLSREFSSVVAENAMKWDATEPSPNQFNFSGGDELVNYAKARGKWVRGHALVWHAQQPGWVQGLTGDSLRQAMRNHITKVAGHYAGKVDSWDVVNEAFEWDGSRRQSNLQKQLGNGWIEDAFRTARAADPKAKLCYNDYGTDGINAKSDAIYRMVKDFRARGVPIDCVGFQSHLASNENLSTYRQNLQRFADLGVHVQITELDVGGSGAAQANVYRQVTQACVAVARCNGITVWGVTDKYSWRAQETPLLFNGSYQKKEAYGAVLAALNSAAR is encoded by the coding sequence ATGACCGACAGATCCTCCATCAAGCGCGCCCCGCGACGCATCCGGACCGCGATCACCACCGGGGCCACCGGCGCCCTGGCGGCAGCCGCCGTCCTGGCGTTCTCACCCAACGCTCACGCCGCCGACAGCCTCGGCGCCGCGGCCGCCCAGAGCGGCCGGTATTTCGGCGCCGCGGTCGCTCCCCACCTCGGTGAAACGGACTACGAGTCCACTCTCAGCCGGGAGTTCTCCAGCGTCGTCGCCGAGAACGCGATGAAGTGGGACGCCACCGAGCCCAGCCCGAACCAGTTCAACTTCAGTGGTGGCGACGAACTCGTCAACTACGCCAAGGCGCGCGGCAAGTGGGTACGCGGCCACGCCCTGGTCTGGCACGCCCAGCAGCCCGGCTGGGTACAGGGACTGACCGGCGACAGCCTGCGCCAGGCGATGCGCAACCACATCACCAAGGTCGCTGGACACTACGCGGGCAAGGTCGATTCCTGGGACGTGGTCAACGAGGCGTTCGAATGGGACGGCAGCCGACGCCAGTCCAACCTCCAGAAGCAGCTCGGCAACGGCTGGATCGAAGACGCCTTCCGCACCGCGAGGGCAGCCGACCCCAAGGCCAAGCTCTGCTACAACGACTACGGCACCGACGGCATCAACGCCAAGAGTGACGCCATCTACCGGATGGTCAAGGACTTCCGCGCCCGGGGCGTGCCGATCGACTGCGTCGGCTTCCAAAGCCACCTGGCCTCGAACGAAAACCTCAGCACCTACCGACAGAATCTGCAGCGCTTCGCCGACCTCGGCGTACACGTGCAGATCACCGAGCTGGACGTCGGCGGCTCCGGCGCGGCACAGGCCAATGTGTATCGGCAGGTCACCCAGGCCTGCGTGGCCGTCGCCCGGTGCAACGGCATCACCGTGTGGGGCGTCACCGACAAGTACTCCTGGCGCGCCCAGGAGACCCCGCTGCTCTTCAACGGCAGCTATCAGAAGAAGGAGGCGTACGGCGCGGTCCTCGCAGCCCTGAACAGCGCGGCGCGCTGA
- a CDS encoding chitinase encodes MDRVRKGRSGVRQRIGAALAVGAAAALAVTGLAAPAQSADAEAADVNVAKNAGFESDLSNWTCAENSGVAVTSPVHGGAKALKATPAGQSSAECSQIVKVKPNSTYKLSSWVQGSYVYLGARGTGTTDVSTWTPGASSWQQLSTSFTTGANTTSVTVYTHGWYGQSAYYADDISVLGPDGGGGTDPVEIPAVPAGLKAGTTTSTSVDLSWTPVSTATGYTIYRDGTKVASTSGASTTVTGLTPETTYSFQVSASNAAGESAKSTAVSARTTKGGGGDGGTVPKHALTGYWQNFDNGATVQKLRDVSSQYDIIAVSFADATTTPGQITFNLDPAVGYSSTADFKADIAAKHASGKSVILSIGGEKGTISVNSDASATAFANSAYALMQEYGFDGVDIDLENGLNPTYMTKALRQLAAKAGSKLVLTMAPQTIDMQSTSGGYFQTALNVKDILTVVNMQYYNSGSMLGCDGKVYSQGSVDFLTALACIQLEGGLDPSQVGIGVPASTRGAGSGYVAPSVVNNALDCLTRGTGCGAFKPSKTYPGLRGAMTWSTNWDATAGNTWSNSVGPKVHSLP; translated from the coding sequence GTGGACCGTGTACGTAAGGGCAGATCCGGCGTTCGGCAGAGAATCGGCGCGGCGCTCGCCGTCGGTGCGGCCGCCGCGCTCGCCGTCACCGGTCTCGCCGCGCCCGCGCAGTCGGCGGACGCCGAGGCGGCAGACGTCAACGTTGCCAAGAATGCGGGGTTCGAGTCGGACCTGAGCAACTGGACATGCGCCGAGAACAGCGGTGTCGCCGTCACCTCCCCCGTGCACGGCGGCGCGAAGGCGCTCAAGGCGACCCCGGCGGGCCAGAGCAGCGCCGAGTGTTCCCAGATCGTCAAAGTGAAGCCCAACTCCACCTACAAACTGAGTAGTTGGGTGCAGGGCAGTTACGTCTACCTCGGCGCCCGGGGCACCGGCACCACCGACGTGTCGACCTGGACGCCGGGCGCCTCGTCCTGGCAGCAGCTCTCCACCAGCTTCACCACCGGCGCGAACACCACGTCGGTCACCGTTTACACGCACGGCTGGTACGGGCAGAGCGCGTACTACGCGGACGACATAAGCGTTCTTGGACCCGACGGGGGCGGCGGCACCGACCCGGTGGAGATACCGGCGGTGCCGGCCGGTCTCAAGGCGGGCACGACGACGTCCACGTCGGTGGACCTGTCCTGGACCCCGGTGTCCACGGCCACCGGCTACACCATTTACCGCGACGGTACGAAGGTCGCCTCGACCAGTGGTGCCTCCACGACCGTCACCGGCCTCACGCCGGAGACCACCTACAGCTTCCAGGTCAGCGCCTCGAACGCGGCGGGGGAGTCGGCGAAGTCGACGGCGGTGTCCGCACGGACCACCAAGGGCGGCGGCGGAGACGGCGGCACCGTGCCCAAGCACGCGCTGACCGGCTACTGGCAGAACTTCGACAACGGCGCCACCGTGCAGAAGCTGCGGGACGTGTCGTCGCAGTACGACATCATCGCCGTCTCCTTCGCCGACGCCACCACCACACCGGGCCAGATCACCTTCAACCTGGACCCGGCCGTCGGCTACTCCTCCACCGCCGACTTCAAGGCGGACATCGCGGCCAAGCACGCCTCGGGCAAGTCCGTGATCCTCTCGATCGGCGGCGAGAAGGGCACCATCTCGGTCAACAGCGACGCCTCCGCGACGGCGTTCGCCAACAGCGCCTACGCGCTGATGCAGGAGTACGGATTCGACGGCGTCGACATCGACCTGGAGAACGGCCTCAACCCCACCTACATGACAAAGGCGCTGCGCCAGCTGGCGGCGAAGGCAGGCTCGAAGCTGGTGCTCACGATGGCGCCGCAGACCATCGACATGCAGTCCACCTCCGGTGGGTACTTCCAGACGGCGCTGAACGTGAAGGACATCCTCACGGTCGTCAACATGCAGTACTACAACAGCGGTTCGATGCTCGGCTGTGACGGCAAGGTCTACAGCCAGGGCAGCGTGGACTTCCTGACCGCGCTCGCCTGCATCCAGCTGGAGGGCGGTCTCGATCCCTCGCAGGTCGGGATCGGCGTCCCGGCATCGACACGCGGCGCGGGCAGCGGCTACGTCGCCCCGTCGGTCGTGAACAACGCCCTGGACTGCCTGACCCGCGGCACCGGCTGCGGCGCCTTCAAGCCGTCCAAGACCTACCCGGGACTGCGCGGCGCCATGACGTGGTCCACGAACTGGGACGCGACGGCGGGCAACACCTGGTCCAACTCCGTCGGCCCGAAGGTGCACAGCCTTCCGTAG
- a CDS encoding SAM-dependent methyltransferase, translating into MSESQYPSDVSGRLNTTVAHNARVWNYWIGGKDNYEVDQQVGDQVATMFPVIRDVARADRQFLGRTVQFLTADCAVRQFLDIGTGLPTLDNTHEIAQRIAPESRIVYVDNDPIVLVHARTLLTSSAQGATDYIDIDVRDPAGVMEGASATLDLDQPVAVMMLGILNFVLDTDEARDIVRRVMAAVPSGSYLALTHPTTDTDLGGEGNVEAMTFWNENATPPITARSRAEISSFFDGLDLVTPGLVSCSQWRREPNSGSVLPQFGALARKP; encoded by the coding sequence GTGAGTGAGAGCCAGTACCCGTCAGATGTGTCGGGCAGGCTGAACACCACAGTCGCGCACAACGCACGTGTGTGGAACTACTGGATCGGCGGGAAGGACAACTACGAGGTCGACCAGCAAGTAGGCGACCAGGTCGCCACGATGTTCCCGGTGATCCGAGACGTGGCCCGCGCCGACCGCCAGTTCCTCGGCCGCACGGTCCAGTTCCTGACGGCCGACTGTGCCGTACGGCAGTTCCTGGACATCGGCACCGGCCTGCCGACCCTCGACAACACCCACGAGATCGCCCAACGCATCGCGCCCGAATCCCGGATCGTCTACGTCGACAACGACCCCATCGTGCTGGTCCATGCCCGCACCCTGCTGACCAGTTCCGCCCAGGGAGCCACCGACTACATCGACATCGATGTCCGCGACCCTGCCGGTGTCATGGAGGGCGCGTCGGCAACCCTCGACCTCGACCAACCCGTCGCAGTCATGATGCTGGGCATCCTCAACTTCGTCCTCGACACGGACGAGGCACGGGACATCGTGCGCCGAGTCATGGCCGCGGTCCCCTCCGGCAGCTATCTCGCCCTGACTCACCCCACCACCGACACCGACCTGGGCGGCGAGGGCAACGTCGAGGCCATGACCTTCTGGAACGAGAACGCCACCCCGCCCATCACCGCCCGCAGCCGCGCGGAGATCAGCTCCTTCTTCGACGGCCTGGACCTAGTCACCCCCGGCCTCGTGTCATGCTCGCAATGGCGCCGTGAACCCAACTCCGGATCCGTGCTGCCCCAGTTCGGTGCACTTGCACGGAAACCCTGA